The Pseudomonas sp. GD03919 region CGCAGTTCGTTCAGCCGTGCTGAACTGTCGTTGAACACCCTGAGCCAGATTGTTCAGTGAACCCAGCGAAGCGATGCGCATTACCCTGCTCCCTGCCTTGATCTATCATGTCAGGGTCACATCGGCAGACCGGGATCAAACTTGGGCAAGCAGTCAGGCTTGCATAGCTGGTCGCAAACCCGCCCCTGCTGTACCCTAAGCGCCATTGCGTATCTATAAGGAGGTTGAACGATGTCCGAGAGCATCAAGCTGCACAAGCAGCATCAAGCCCATTGCAAGGATTGCAGCCTGGCCAGCCTGTGCCTGCCGCTCTCGCTGAACATGGAAGACATGGACGCCCTCGACGGCATCGTCAAGCGTGGTCGGCCGCTGAAAAAAGGCGAATTCCTGTTCCGTCAGGGTGACTCCTTCGGCTCCGTATTCGCCGTACGCTCCGGTGCGCTGAAGACCTTCAGCCTGAGCGATGGCGGTGAGGAGCAGATAACCGGCTTCCACCTGCCCAGCGAGCTGGTCGGCCTGTCAGGGGTCGACGGCGAGCGCTACCCGGTCTCGGCACAGGCGCTGGAAACCACCTCGGTCTGCGAGATTCCCTTCGAGCGCCTTGACGA contains the following coding sequences:
- the fnr gene encoding fumarate/nitrate reduction transcriptional regulator Fnr translates to MSESIKLHKQHQAHCKDCSLASLCLPLSLNMEDMDALDGIVKRGRPLKKGEFLFRQGDSFGSVFAVRSGALKTFSLSDGGEEQITGFHLPSELVGLSGVDGERYPVSAQALETTSVCEIPFERLDDLALQLPQLRRQLMRIMSREIRDDQQMMLLLSKKTADERIATFLVNLSARFRARGFSANQFRLAMSRNEIGNYLGLAVETVSRVFTRFQQNKLLEAEGKEVHILDPIELCALAGGNLDV